A region of the Streptomyces durocortorensis genome:
GACCCGCCGCACCCTGAGCAGGTGGTCCGCGTGACCACCACCGCGACGGCTCCCGCGGACAGCACCACGGCCGCCCTCGCCGTGCAGGACGTCACCGTGCGCTTCGCCGGGCTGACCGCCCTGGACAGCGTCTCCTTCACCGTCGAACCCGGCAGTGTGCACGCCGTCATCGGACCCAACGGCGCGGGCAAGTCCACCTGCTTCAACGTGCTCTCCGGCGTCTACCGTGCCACCTCCGGACACGTCCGGCTCGGGGGGACCGAGCTCACCGGACTCGCGCCGCACGCCATCGCGGGCCTCGGTGTCGCCCGCACCTTCCAGAACCTGGCGCTGCCGCCGCACGCGACCGTCGCCGACAGCCTGCTGCTCGGCCGCCACCGGCTGACCCGCTCCGGCTTCATCGCCACCGGACTGCGGCTGCCCTCCGCCGCCCGCGAGGAGCGGCGCCACCGCGAGAGGGTCCGCGAGATCGCCGAATTCATCGGCCTGGAAGGGGCGTTGGAGCGGCCCGCGGGCTCGTTGCCGTACGGGCAGCAGAAGCTCGTCGAGCTCGGCCGCGCGCTGTGCATGGAGCCGCGGGTCCTGCTGCTCGACGAGCCGATCGCCGGGATGACCGCCGCCGAGCGCCACCGTACCGCCGCCGTCGTGGCGAACGT
Encoded here:
- a CDS encoding ATP-binding cassette domain-containing protein, producing the protein MVRVTTTATAPADSTTAALAVQDVTVRFAGLTALDSVSFTVEPGSVHAVIGPNGAGKSTCFNVLSGVYRATSGHVRLGGTELTGLAPHAIAGLGVARTFQNLALPPHATVADSLLLGRHRLTRSGFIATGLRLPSAAREERRHRERVREIAEFIGLEGALERPAGSLPYGQQKLVELGRALCMEPRVLLLDEPIAGMTAAERHRTAAVVANVRDSLGISIVLVEHDMGVVMRLADAVTVLDFGRRIAGGTPAEVQNDPAVVQAYLGAPQ